One region of Anticarsia gemmatalis isolate Benzon Research Colony breed Stoneville strain chromosome 2, ilAntGemm2 primary, whole genome shotgun sequence genomic DNA includes:
- the LOC142979984 gene encoding uncharacterized protein LOC142979984, translating into MTAEKTVHSCSHCSKKFKYDSERKRHEQSHFPQFQCKICSKNFSFISALRRHEKQHERKGTVTCEECSREFRDQILLKRHTKYAHAGSYTCSKCDTVFYSEPALRTHMQTHKVEAERRYQCSFEGCGKKFNFAHHLKHHELTHTNSKQHYCKICGKGFIQSHHLKTHLKTHTADSSLYCTFPDCNKRFATEYAKKRHVAKYHIKTDSGISSDSNSAYDMSAKVTKEQFSTRDETTPSIASIISKTEHDTTVVQTDDCVELAEDLSITSDYKQSTSINDLTDCKLALGTCIMSEEKCVCVELTKTVTEDYDFTPVEDETINLNKLTINNDCGELCCGGKCGGNKEIAPQDEMPVIEYKTDGTVKIKEFLDIDFSVDTKSEVKFVPYNSCKAVLGNCIVSGNGTIGDGCLCAKMIVDDQVTAQEIEDITPHPCGGMAIDI; encoded by the exons aTGACTGCTGAGAAAACTGTGCATAGCTGCAGTCACTGTAGCAAGAAATTTAAATACGACAGCGAGAGGAAGAGGCATGAGCAGAGCCATTTTCCTCAGTTCCAATGTAAAATTTGTAGTAAAAACTTCAGTTTCAT ATCTGCTCTCCGGCGTCATGAGAAACAACATGAACGAAAAGGAACTGTAACATGTGAGGAATGCAGCAGAGAGTTCCGTGATCAAATACTTCTAAAAAGACATACTAAATACGCACATgcag GATCATACACGTGTTCAAAATGTGATACAGTATTTTACAGTGAGCCTGCCTTACGTACACACATGCAAACGCACAAGGTAGAGGCGGAGAGACGATATCAATGTAGTTTTGAAGGATGCGGCAAGAAATTCAACTTTGCCCATCATCTAAAGCACCATGAATTGACACATACTAACTCGAAACAACACTATTGTAAAATATGTGGAAAAG GCTTCATTCAGTCTCACCATTTGAAGACACATCTCAAGACCCATACTGCTGACTCATCGTTGTATTGTACTTTCCCCGATTGTAACAAAAGATTCGCTACTGAATACGCAAAGAAGAGACATGTCGCTAAATATC ACATCAAGACAGATAGCGGTATATCATCTGATTCTAATTCTGCGTATGATATGTCGGCGAAGGTTACCAAAGAACAATTTAGTACTCGTG ATGAGACAACTCCATCAATTGCCAGCATTATCTCCAAAACGGAGCATGATACCACAGTGGTACAAACCGACGATTGCGTAGAATTAGCTGAGGACTTATCAATAACATCGGATTATAAACAAAGCACGAGTATTAATGACCTCACTGACTGTAAGCTAGCATTAGGCACTTGTATCATGAGCGAAGAGAAATGCGTGTGTGTAGAACTGACCAAGACTGTCACTGAAGACTATGACTTCACGCCGGTCGAAGATGAaacaataaatttgaataaattaaccATCAACAATGATTGCGGAGAATTATGCTGCGGTGGTAAATGCGGGGGGAATAAAGAAATCGCACCTCAAGATGAAATGCCTGTAATAGAATACAAGACTGATGGCACTGTGAAAATTAAAGAATTTCTAGATATAGACTTTTCTGTAGATACAAAAAGTGAAGTGAAATTCGTGCCTTATAATAGTTGTAAAGCTGTTTTAGGTAATTGTATAGTGAGTGGTAATGGCACGATTGGAGATGGATGTCTGTGTGCAAAGATGATCGTTGATGATCAGGTCACTGCTCAAGAAATTGAGGATATCACGCCTCATCCCTGTGGGGGGATGGCCATTGatatttag